The region GTTATTAAAACAATGACTATGCCTAATGGTAAAACCAAGCAAGTTTTGTTCTTTGGTGCTAAAGACGCAAGTAAAGGAGAAACAACCGGCACGTATTACATTGTTGGTCACCTAGACAGCAATGGCTTATTCGCTGAAGAAACAGACGTGAAGCGCTTAGACCAAGGATCTGACTACTACGGCGCTAATTTCTCTGGAACTACAGATATTAGTCAATCAAACAAATCAATCACATCTCTTGGTTGGGTTGGTAACTGGAACTATACCGCTAAAGGTGTTCATTCAGACGAAGCAGCTACATCTGGTTATCTTTCAACCCTAGGTTCTTACTCATCAGCACGCACATTGACGCTCGATAATAACATGACGATTAAGCAATCAGTTATCGAGCCTTCTGCTGCAACTACTCGTAAGTATGCAGATGTGACTAAGACACATACAGTGCGTGGAGCTAATGCAGCATGGTCTAGTCAATGGGTTGACCGTGAAGACGCAAACTGGGGTTCTGTCTATGGTTTATACGATGTAGCAAACACCAACGTCTCACAAACATACACCCTTAACTTTACGTCTACAAAAGGCAACTACACTGGTCGTATCTACATCGACATTTGGCAAGGTGGCGACTACGTTCGCTTTAACTATGACCCAAGTAACGGTCTCTATAACGTTAAATCTCGCTCTGGTGAACTTGATAAAGGTTTAGAAGGTCAAGTGTCATCATCATATTACTATGATGGTATCCTTGGTAACGGTAATGGTTACTCTGCTGACTCTGGACTTAAAAACTGGAAAGTAGCTCAACTTAAAGTTATAACTGATAAAACATCTGTAGAGTTTATCTTCCCTAACGGACAAACCTATACCATTGCTCGTTACTCTAACTCTGAAAAACAAGACTTCAAAATTTTCACTCAAGACCCTAATTCAGCAAACAAAGTTACTGTAACAGTGTCTGACAATGTTCAAAACGTTGTGAAATAGGTATTTTGGTATTTAGTTATTTCTATAAATAGATATTTAACTATTTCTTTCCATATTTGCTGATTTCACTAATAACATCTACCAAACACTCTTCTGCTACTGTTTCATTTGAACTCACTGGCTCACCTTCGAGTACATAATCAAAGATTTTCCCATTTCGCCTAACAATCATTGCAGTTCCTTGATAATCAAGGTGACCCATCGCAATAGCTTCAATGAAATTATATAGTGTGTGATTCATGGTAATACCTCTTTTCTTAATGTTCTCCTTTAGTTTATCAGAGACACAAAATAAACAACATGACATTTATGTCATGTTGTTTTTGTTTTCAATCTGGAACAGTTGTGAACCACCCCTACCTCTTAGCGTATGCGTAGGTAGGGGTGGTTCACCAGTCTCTTTGACAAGGTCTTCCCTGTCAATAAAAATCTCAGGAACACGTGCAAACGATGGGCTGAAAGGATTTTTGATTTCTGTCATATTACTCTCCTCTTTATATCTTTTTATGAATCCCCTCTACCTTACGATGGTATTTGCAAAAATGGGCTTGTTCTGCTATACTAACATTAAGGTCAATTCAGAGACCATCGTTTAAGCGAAAACTTCAAGTGGCTCTGCTGAAATCTAAGGAAAGAAAGTAAGGGTGCTTGACCATGCTCAGATGGTATCAGCTAATGAGGTTTGAGAACCATTCAAACTAGCATGGTACTGAAACACTATGCTATCAATATAATATTTTGAAAAAGTTTGAGAACCATTCAAACTAGCATGGTACTGAAACAAGTGTAAGTCCTTTTTCGTAGTAAGCAAAGTTTGAGAACCATCAGAATACTGCAGAGCAACCGTCTCGGTTGTTTTTTCTTGCTCATTTTTCACGCTCAATAAGCTCTTCAAAAAAAGTTGAAGCTCATCTGCCAGTTGGCTTGCCTATTTCTACAAACTGCGTTATACTATAGTTGTTCCTAGCTAAGGAACGTTTGCATATATTGTTGTTTTCTATCACATAATTTAAACTTTCTTATTAAATGTGGTATAGAGTTTTGATACTCTTTCTCTAAAAAAGAGTATGATTGTTGCATGGGACGCTCTCGATACTTTCCTCATCGAAAGCGTCTTTTTTGTTCACAAATGAGTATCAAAAAAAATGATATCCATCTGCCAGCTAGCTTGCTTATTTCAAAAATCTGCGATATACTATAGTTGTTCCTGGTTAGGGAACAGATTACTATTATTGTTTTACTCTAAAATTTAACTTATTGTTCTGTATTTCATAATGGAAGTCCCTCCTCCACCTAAATAATGGGGCTGTTGTGAGATAAAAGAGTCATGTTGGTGTTTTCCTTCATAAACAAAAAACATCACAATTATTACGTTGGTTGATAAAAACACCTTTGGTATTCCTTCGCCGAAGGTGTTTTTTTATGTTCTCGCTAAAAAGGACGAGATGTTTCTCTTAATTGCTTAGATTTTGACTTCTATTGTGCGTGCTGCTACTCTCCCCCACCAAGTGAGGATTTAGAAACATAACGACAGCAAACAAAAAAGACCCACCTCCATTAAGGAGATAGGTCAATTTCTTGTATGCAATCCATAAGAGGATATTATCATGTCTTAAAAATAGCCAAGAAGAGCGTGTGCTTGCTCATAAAGCTCTTCACGCTTTTTTAGCTTTTTGTCACGACTCATAAAGATACCGACGGCATCACTATAAGTAAACTCTTCTGACTCATTTGTGATATATTTTCCTCGAACCGCATCATCATAAATGATAAGATGACATAGTGAGTTTGGATAAACGTGGCTTCTAATGTCAACTTCAAGGTTGCTTAGCATTTTAACATCCTTGTTAGTATCGACGTCTAACTCACGCATATCTGCTTCTATTCCGTTTTCCTTAAACATTCTTAACCAGCGCCACGCTGCTCGACGTGCTCCGGTTGCTGGTGCGGTATCTGATAAATTGTTATATAAAATGTGAACTGCCATTATTGTTTTCCTCCATAAACAACAAAGAGACTAGCATTTGCTAATCTCTTTTTTCTTTCTATTTTGTTTTTCGTCTAAATTGACATATGCTACCTAGAGTAATTTACTGATTTCTCTGTATTCTTCTTCAGTGATATTACGTCCAAGTTTACGAATTATCGCCAAAAGAACGCCATTCTCACTAGCTTTTTCACGTTGAGCGATTGCTAATGGCTTTTTCTCTTGTCCTGCAAATTCTCGCTTAACTTTTTGAGAAAATGATTCTGACATTTTACTCACCTCCTAAGTAGCGTTCAATGAGACGTTGAGCTGCTTCTGTATCGAAGTAAAGTAGTCGTGTTTTTCCGATTGGCGTAGCTCCATATTTAGTAATATAGAGTTCGTGCAAAGCTGTTTTGGCTTCATTTAAGACAAAACCATCAAAACCTTGTTCAATCGAGTCTTTAGCTACATAGGCTAATAGTTTACCAGCAATACCTGTTCCCCTATAATTTGTTGCAACCTCTATCAACCACAGATGATTTAGTTGATCTTCTGGTTGTCTCTCAAACTCAACAAGTCCTGCCACTTCTCCATTAAGAAGTGCTGCTACTGTTGAACTCTTGTATGAGGATTGTCTTGTCCAGTCAAACACATAACCGTATTCAGCTAGGTCAAATAGACTTCTTCTTTCATCATCATTCAGCTCTACAAATGTCGTACCCATTATATCCATTGCTACTCCTTTGTTAATCTCTCCTCTATTATACCAAGAACTACTCAAGATTGGGAGCAGCTCTTAGTTTTATAATAGAGTATCACAAGTTAATCGAACTATGCGACTACTTGCCACTTCTTATGCTTAGCGATGATAGCTTGACGCTTCTCATCATCACGTTCTAAGCAATCAAGTGCCATGCAATAAGCTAAGTCTTGTTCATCTTGTGTATATTCCTTTAGGTCTTTATCTAAGACGTCAAGATAGCCATAATCAATAAGATAGGCTTCCATAAAGTCTGTTAGATCTAATAGAAATCGAAAATCAACAACAGTGCCAGCTTCATAACATGATACTGTAGCAGCTGTAGGGACATAAGTATCAAAAGTATAGCCAAAGTTAATTTCAGCAGCGAGAATTAGCTTCTGCAGAAGTGTTACCATGCTGTCATCCAGCACGTCAGAGCGATTACCAGAAAAGACAATGTTCTCACTGTCAAAGCTAAAGTCGCTGGTATAACAATAACCTTGCGTATGCCACTCGTTTAGCGTTACAACAAATTGAGCCATTGAGTCTTCATCATCGACCTCAACAAGAGAGATGTTATCTCCATAATGTCTATAAAAGAAATAATCTTTTTGAATATTATCTTTTAGCCATTCTTGGAAAGCTTCTATTACGCCATCTACTTCTAAGTCGAAGCACCAATGCTCATACCAAGTGTCAAAAGATGTTGACTCTTCAACAAAACCATCATCCAAGTCACCTTGATATATTGATTTAGCGAATTGATACTCGTCAAATAGATACGTTTTGCTTGTTGTTTTCATATTGTTTTCCTCCATACACCTTAAAGCTGTGCTTACTTTTATTAGTTAGGTTATTAACGATTGATTTCTGCACTTTCAACGATTGTATCTGCTAAAATACTATTTGAATTGGTATCGTTAAACCAATCATTAAAGATATTAGCAAGAGCTTCTTCGTCTGAAATACCTAAATCAACTTTGACCAGAGCTTTCACAAAGATTTCAAAGTCAGTAGATAACATATCCGTTAACTGCTCACTCCATTTGTCTAATTGTGCTTCTTGCTCCTTAGTCATTGCTTTTGTGCTTGTTTTAACTAATAATGCCATGTTGTTTTCCTCCAAAATCAAATAAATGTTAATAAGCTACTGTAATGAGATCAGCGTGTGTTTCTACTTTTTCAACTACAGGTGGAAGCTCTTGTAAGCGAAGAAGGATAAAACCAACCTCGCTGTCAAAAGTAACCATGCGAAAGACGATAGCGTCATTTGCGTTAGTTGCTTCAAGTAACCAAGTTCCGTCAAACTGATTGTTAAACGAATAGCTTACAGCTTCTTTAGCAGCAAAAAGTTGAAACAGCATATCTAATTGTGGTGTCATCATAGTATTTTCTCCTCTAAGTAGTAATGAATTAAGCAACAGTAACGGCAACTTCTTCGTGTAGCCAGAGGTCACGAATAGCTTGTGCGCGTGCGTTTGTTTCAGAGCGACTAATAGCATTGTCGGTGTCATAGTCGCTTCGATACACGTCAAAATAAGCCTTCTTGAGCCTTTGTAGGGTTGCGTTTGCTG is a window of Streptococcus hyointestinalis DNA encoding:
- a CDS encoding glycoside hydrolase family 32 protein, coding for MDFSKSKKAILGTVLMSSAALGMALSTPAGQSVFGTSTVYAAQVDNGLKSNSHLSVSSGWSNDLQSISWNSSRGGYDIYYLRSADGASNVFGEQGQNWEHSFTKDFKTYEKQVSAIAAKGGDNTDGWKSAWTGAVIESTGNIKGTSKGQKVAYFSGLKKSDGKQNIWAVASTDGGKTFTQPLNNGKAIMTTNNSLNGVDFRDPYVFTWNGKLMMYVAEGDNIGVYTSTDGVSWSKADKSGASKIGNGTFFKGRSWANNAPVECPVIKTMTMPNGKTKQVLFFGAKDASKGETTGTYYIVGHLDSNGLFAEETDVKRLDQGSDYYGANFSGTTDISQSNKSITSLGWVGNWNYTAKGVHSDEAATSGYLSTLGSYSSARTLTLDNNMTIKQSVIEPSAATTRKYADVTKTHTVRGANAAWSSQWVDREDANWGSVYGLYDVANTNVSQTYTLNFTSTKGNYTGRIYIDIWQGGDYVRFNYDPSNGLYNVKSRSGELDKGLEGQVSSSYYYDGILGNGNGYSADSGLKNWKVAQLKVITDKTSVEFIFPNGQTYTIARYSNSEKQDFKIFTQDPNSANKVTVTVSDNVQNVVK
- a CDS encoding GNAT family N-acetyltransferase, whose translation is MDIMGTTFVELNDDERRSLFDLAEYGYVFDWTRQSSYKSSTVAALLNGEVAGLVEFERQPEDQLNHLWLIEVATNYRGTGIAGKLLAYVAKDSIEQGFDGFVLNEAKTALHELYITKYGATPIGKTRLLYFDTEAAQRLIERYLGGE